In the genome of Populus trichocarpa isolate Nisqually-1 chromosome 10, P.trichocarpa_v4.1, whole genome shotgun sequence, the window AAATGACCTGTTATAGCTCACCTGATGATATATCACGTGGTTCTTTTTTGGGTAATTTTTTCCATATCCTGAAGGGTATTCTGCAATTTCATACCATTTTTTAGAATGAAGGCggaaataagaagaagaagaagaaggaatgaACTGAGTTAAAATCCAGGTTTTATATTTATCACTTGTCAAGATTGTCGAAGAATAAAATCAACCTTTTCTAtctgaaacaataaaaaaaataggaggaaaacttgttgaagaataaaattactaTCATGAGCCTataatttgagataaaaaaaatgttttttcaaagttataaatttttttttattaacgtgaatatccgggtcagcttacgcgcacctcgactaattccacgagccctgaagttaacgactatgtaagcctccaataaccatcatattagcaaccacatgggtTGAACCTGAGACTATAggagaaataaaagataaaattttaaatttataagttgaatagttttttagtttccatctctaactttttttatttatcataaagatatttctccatgaaaaaatgaaaaacgtATTTAttagttcatattttttaaaatagaataaaacaaaaaaattatttaaattatcttaaaaataataaaagaaatgaacatAAAAATTAGGTGAACCAAACATGGcccttattttataaatattttatacatatacataaatatttaattttttaataggattggaaaattaaaaaaaaatacgagtctccaaaaaataattcttgtttttagctaaacatattttttttaaaaatatcttgaaattcttttttcaaaaaactagaaaattttcTACACGTAGACACATCCATATGTTTTCCGCACTAAGAAAACTTTCCTTCCGGTCACTTTCCCTCGTcacaaacaagattttttttttcgagatttgtgttttattttcttcattttcattttcctaactaaaaaaattgttggaatgataaatttaaataattcataatctcaatccaataatttaaattattagatgaaatttcaggatataatttatattattttctaatacatCTCCtcaaataaaaagtcatttaaacttgaaacttgcacagatttccattatcttgtgcttaatttttatcaaataaataaggatggtgagattcgaactcgtgaccgtttggtCATTAAAACTCTGATATCATACCATAGAACCATCTTAatccaaaaacttaaacttTCAAATGAAGtctcataatataatttatattattctctatcaCACGAAATAAAACTTCCTAGActtccaaagtttttttttttagctcagTTTATTAAGTAAATTGCtgtatatcaaaatatcaaCGTTAATCAAAACGAATTTAAGAAGGCGTTTCTAGGTAtgttttaaagagtttttttttaattaaaaaaataaattgataatattttttaatatacaaatattaaaaataaaaaaatatagaaaaaataccactattaaaaaattcatttcaatagattttaaaaaatattctgccCGTGAAGATTATGACAGTGAATACCAGGCTTATCAGCCTTAACTCAAGGAAGAAATAAAACGAAAACAAAAGAGAGCTGGTACACGTGTCAGATTTTGTGTGGGACCATGCATAAGTGGTCCCGTAGTGGGGCTAGTCTTTTGCTGAGTTCTGTTCTGTGGGGCGTGCAGTGCCACTCCCAAGAGTATACTCTCTGATGAAAACAGAAGATATTGAAAAGATCAATGGCTGGCTGGTGCGTCATCAGATataatgtttgtttgttttacaGTGAGCGAGAGACAGAGCCGACGAGACAAAAGGGAAACTCCAAAGACAGACTCCACTGTCTTTACTTCATGACCCATATTTATCTTTCCCTTTTCCCTGTCTCATGAGCTCAGTATTGTCTCCATTCAACTGGGTTTGGGCTGGCTAATCCTGGCTGTTAAATGAGCTGGTTGGTTTTTATGGACCATTTCTTCTCTTTCCGGGTCCTACAActgtcctctcttttttttttccttggtatTTTATGTGaattcaacctaaaaatttaaacggtCAGATGAaatctcaggatatgatttatattattttctaacatattttttcatatgaaagccctttgaacttgaaacttacacaggTCCACAATAccatgtgtttaatttttttttatcaaataaataagaatggtaagatttgaactcgtgactgtttggttatcaagactctgataccatgtcaaagaaccatctcatcttaaaagtttaagctattagtgaaatctcaaaatataatttatattattttctaacattttaTATCTgtgtttgttcttttaatttctctGGCACATAACATGAAGGTTGTATGGgctgtattttttctttccttaggTTCCTGATCAGGTGATCATCGTCGCACATTTCCTGAAGTCTTTTAACCACTTCCATCCATCAAGATGTAATAATTAGTACAAATCGTATCTTAGCAAATATAATTTACCAATTTAATCTACTTCGTTGGTATCTTAAGGGAATAGTTTTGCTTCTTCGCGGAAAATAAGTAAAGATAAAGAATGGCGCTGTTTGTGCAAGTCTCTGCCATTCAGACAACTTCCTGCCAAACAAGAACATGCGTCATAGTTCATTGACAAAGAAATGCACAACTCTTGGTTTCTTGTTTTGCTACGAGGAGGAGGTTCTTAACATCATGCAAGTTCTAAGCGTTGGCATCCAGCCACTAAAGTGATAAATGGGCTGCGCTACATTTGGAGCTAGGTGCTGTTTGTATTGATGCCAGTCATTAATTGAAGAATTCATAGGCTTAGACAAAAATCAGCAGTAGAACATTAGCTTCTTTAAATTTTCACTGAGCTTTGGTAGAGGAGCTGCCTTTGGTGGGGCTGCTCTTGAGATTGTAGAAGCATTTCTTATGGAAGCCATGCACTCTGATCGCTCAAGGTAAAGTCTGCCTCTATATGCAGCCAAGTGAGCATAGTAAGCTGGAGGCACTAAAGAAACTGGCTTGGTGCACCTTACAAATGTGTAGCACAGATTGTAAACCAACTTCTGTAGTTCATCAGAAGTGAATTGGTTCTCATCCCACAGGACATGGTAATGTGTTGGCCTGCTTGTACCTTTCACTCCCCAATGGCTGCATAGATAGAAATCAAATTCCCTTGGATGTGTAATCACAGTGTCCACGACAGTCCCAGGGGGTATATTTTCGTCAGAAAACTGGTTCTGAGTTGAAGATGGATCAGTTTCATTCGGAAACAACCTTGTGTGATGTCTCTTCTGGACTACTGCAAAAGTAATGGGAGGTCTATAACCAGGGAATCTAGAACAAGCTTCTCTAATGGCTTGCAACTCCTCTTTAAGGACCTTATAAAATTGGGTTTCGCTTACCCCGTCCCTAAAGAATATAATTCTTTTGGGAAGTTCATTCAATTCTTGGTAAAAGTCGTCTAGTAATTCTTTCACCATTTCACCAAGGTCTTGGATGATTTCTTGTCGATGTGTTTGCGACCTCATTCTTGAGACATACTTGTTTGCTGCAGGCCAGTTCATGCTACCAACCACAGCAGCAACAGATGGACTGATATCGTCGAGCGGGTGAGGATGAGTCACATCAGCTCCCATGAAGATCACAGGTTCATTGGAACGAAGGAGGCGAGGAATCTGAGAGGGTAACGAATTGTACAAAGCAACTGTGCACCCACCAACTTTGGCATTGATCTTGAGAGCCAAATTAGCCAGAAATTGTGAGCTCAACTTGCCAAGATTTAAATACAAGCAGCATTGGGTTACGACACCAACACTTGTCTCTGCTATTCGCTTCAAATCTGCGTACCCTTTGTGTTTCTTCTCCATTACGCATATAAGCAGCTGGAGATTGTTTGATGCGGCGCTGTGGATCTTCTTGAGTTTTGATTCCAGAAGGGAGACGTTATTTAGCACCTGAGTTGGCTCATATTGAGGTTTAATCATTGTGTTCTTGTTAAGGAAGATGCCTAATTGTTCACACCTTTGAGATAGCTGGTTTATGAATTTTGGAATGCTGGACTTCTGATCAAGGGTGCCCCCAAAACTTATCAGCGCCCACCTTTGGATTCTAGTTCCTTCAAAGACATGGCTATCCAGCAGGTTCCACTGGCAATCATGGCGAGAAGGAATGAGATCTCTTACATGGCCACCATCACCAAGTCTCAGTTTTGGAGGTTGAAGAATTCTGCCGCTCAATCGTGTCATTTCTCTTGAAATATGGAGTTTGAATTCTCTTCCCTGGCTGCCACTGTTAAGAAAAAGGTTTACAAAGTTAGAAACAAATGAGtgaagaatctaaaaaaaactaaagaccgagtgaaaatattagtttaaatgAACTTTCAAGAGACTCAAGAAAAACTTTCGCTGGAGCATTCTTTTAGCACTTTTGGAATCACCTTGTTGGGCCAACAGATCCTCGCATGACTCCATCTATGATGGCTTTTCGTTCTTTTGGTCTTTGGCAGCCCATCTTAAGTATCCTTGCAGTCTGATCATCAGATAGCTTCCCGAGAAACTTCTGGCCTTCACAAATCATACAGAGTTCCATAGGAAGATAACATGGTTTGCTCCTACTAATCTGCAAGCATGGTAAGTTTCTGAATTGTATATCGTAGTTGTAGTGATCCTTGAAGTAATTCAGCAACCTCAGATTTTTTCCATCCCTGTCAGAAAACCAAAGATTTTCTGTAGCTTCCTCAGTTAGGCCAAACACCCGGTATCTCTGAACAGTTTCCCTGTGACAAACAAAGATCCTGATGTTCTTTAAGGCCTTCTCcacttctttcctttcttcaccaaccaaacttctttttttcctttgaggAAGGTCCCGAAGAAATTCTAGACGCTTTTGCAGGTAGGGAATTACTCCAATACTTTCATGAAAAGCAGTCACAGAGAAATCCACATTGAGAGCTAGCCCTTGTTGAGTTGGCCTTAGACTTTGAAAGAACCCTCTTAATGCAACCGCTCCACCTCCAATTTCTTTAGTTCCTCCCATTGAACTAGAATACAGTGATCTTCCCACAGGTAGACATCTCTCCATTGGACTCTCTCTCAAAACAACATCCAAAGCATGCAGATAATCCTGAGGCAGAGGGATCCAATCATCGCCTTCCTTGCTCAAGTAGCGACTCAATTCCTTGCCATCCAACTTCGAAACAAGCTTGATATTTATTCGAAATAGTTTGAGCTGTTGATGCTTCTCTTGCAAGAAATTGAATTCTCCAAAAGGCAGTGATGACTTAGTAGTTGGGATTGGGAGGCTAACATAGAACTCAAGCCTATCCTTTTGGAATTCAACAGGACTGTAAAGACTTTTTCGGCCATCGTAGGCTGGAAGAGCACCAGAGAGCACAGCTGAATTTTCCTTCACCAGTTTTTGCTTGATCATCCGGGCAACCTCCCTGGAAGGATTAGGAGAAATTTCCACATTGTAATGGAAAATTCGTTGCGAGGAGTCGAATTGAACAGGGAAATGGTTGGCAAGGAGAGTAATAACTGATCCTTCTACACCACCAGAATCTGGTCTCCTTGCAACCACTAGTGATTGTGTGGTGGCACTCATGACTTTCCTTCCACCATCTCCTTTAAGAGGCCGATTCTTCTGTTGTTGAAGCCCCTCAAAAGCTGTTCATACATGGTGAAAACTATCCGTAAGTCAATGGAACTAAATTCAACCACTTGGGTATGGTTTGGTCTCATACTAGATCATCTAGAAATGGTTAAAAAGATCTAGAGCTACAATAAAATCAAGAACATTATAGCATTTGAGTCCTATTTCTtataagtaaaagaaaaaatctgtTTGGCAATTAGATTAAATATCTTCATTATTCTCCTTTTGTAAATAATTAGATTCCTCATTGCTGATAACTCTATACTACTTTAATGTACCCAAGGAGATTAAAATGAAAGAGCTGTCATAATTTAATAACTCGGTAGTATAAAAGCTCAAAGCAAAAGAACACAAGTACTTCTCTAGAGTCCTTGGActgaaacaataaatataaacttCCAAGGGACatgaaacaataaatataaacttCCAAGGGACATACATGCATATAATGGTATcacaagaagaacaagaaataactgaaaaaaattacgaaacAGAAGGTGGTTTCAGATTAGTAATGTTACCTGGTGAAGTTGTAACAGCTGGGCCTTTGGTATCAGAGGAGGTAGGAGGAGCGGGGGAAggaggagggggaggggggTTATTTAGCTTGCATAAAGGTTTCTGCAACTGGGTTTTCGATATAAAGCTATGGTTTTGAGGGAGAGGCGGTGTTAGAGCAAGTTGGAGAGGTATTGGTGGAGGTAAAGGAAGAAGAGCTGGGTAGTAACCCGGGTACTGGTTATGGTTAAAGAAACCATATTGATTTGAGTATTGCAAGAGTTGGTGCTGATAGTGATAGTGATATTGATACTGATACTGATACTGGTGATAATGATGCTTGTGAGTGTTGGTCCTTCCTCTGAAAGTCCTGGTCTTGGTGGTGCATTTCTTGTTACCACTGGACTCTTCTGTCTCTTCCATGACTTCGTTGTGAGAGAGCGAAACAAAACACGGTGAGAAAAAAGGACTTTGCTTCTCATGAGAAgcaaaaggaaagagaagacaTGGGCTCCTTTTGCAGATATCAATGCTAGAGTGTCTCAGAAGGAACTGTAGTTaaggcagagagagagagagagaggagtttGGGTTTTAGCTCCTGAGGTTCTTTGTGTCTGGTTCTGAAGAGGGGCTTAATGTTGCCGAAGTAGTGAAGTTCAAAGGAGGGTGTCTGGGCTGGCTTTAAAGAAAGTTAAAAGGCCCCACTCATAAAATGGGTAAGGATGTTTTGTAGTTATTGCAATCTGTGTGTGTACAAAGCATATCTTAAGGTTAGTAGGGCTACTGATATACCCTTTATGATGCATTGACTAGCAGTCACTCTTTTTCCATAAAACTATCCtcacctctcttttttttttaccctcttCTTTCCTGATTCTGATTTGAAGTCAAATGGGGTGAGGAAAAGCATACATTTTATTAGGAGGAAATTATTGTCAGCTGATAGCTACTGGACTTCCATGTCCTCCTTTATATCttacaatttatttctttttcccttcTCCTTATTTACTGCTGAGTATTTTAGCATCATCTTGTTGATCATCCTCATCATTGCCATCCACTTGCATTAGATGAATGGACTCGGACTAAATTGTAGCCATGTTTCATCTATTGGGACCACTTGGCGGACCAAAAAGTGGTGAGGGCTTGGAGACATGACAGAAGCACAAGCAAACCGAGCTACCCAGTTTACTTCTTGCTAGTGCTGTGTGCCTACTGCCTGCCTACAAGTAAAGCCCCTGTGCAAATTCAAAGAAATCCCAATTCCAGGCCCTAATTCTTGAATGGTGTGTTTATCTACCGACAATCCTAATTACACAACCAAACCAGAGGtggtttttcttcttgaatGATGCTTACATCTACCAACAACGCTTTTATGGACTGTTTTGCAAAAGTTGCCTGGTATGGAAGGGGATATCCAGACCTCCTCATTCCTCATGATGTGTTGTGTGTCTAATATCCTTTGACATCAGTAGGGTTATTATGAATGCGAATGTTCTGTTCCTTCCTCTCCCCTCTCTTTCTGCGGTCGGTATTGAACATACATGCATGATACATAGGCGTGGGAAATCACTTATCCCCCGCCTATTCACCATAAACAAAAGCTAATTCTATCAGGCGGTAAAGATCAGTATCACCAAAACTATCCTCGAATACAAAAAGACCACCTCAAcgctgtatttgtttttgttttttttctagccATGATCTGTTCACATGGTATTTATTCTTACCTTCGGCCTCCCCTTTTGCCTAAACTTTTGTTAACATGATTAATGGAGGTGGGGATGAGATTGGGGGCCATTCATGCACTTGGGAAGGTGGGTctttccaaatatttttaagGATAAACATTGTTGGAATGTGGTGATGGGACAATATCATTAGTGTGGAGCCTAGGATAattcaaaccattttttttccttataaatcTGGACCACATCATGCCCACTAGCATCGTCCACTGCTCttgtttatatgaaattatgaatCCTTCAAGATATTGACAAAAACAGAAGATTGGTCAAACAATCACAGTTTCCAAGTTACAGTAAGGCAGACATGTGGCATCATGATATTCCTTGCTGAGCCATTGTGTCACAGTGCAACTGCCTGTCGAGAGGAAAGAAGTTTTACTCAACTCGTTAACTTTGATTCGGAAGTTCGTAATTATCTTCACTGAATTAGactcccaaaaaaaataattctatcaCCACTCTCACCATAAAAGTTGTGATGAtgggttttttaaaatcttgtatTGCTTTCATTTCTCCATTTTCTATTATTGAGCTGAATGAAAAAGACCAATTGTGATTGGTTGCATTCCCCAAAAAACATGTTCTTACCAAGATGATTTCATAGTCTTAATAATTCTTGTTAATATAACTCCATCCTTTTCCTCTAGGCATCATGCTTTCACACCAGAGATTAATGATGCCTAGTCTACCATATTGGCActgtaaatcttttttttttttgtttgaccgTTATATAAGATTAAAGAAAGTGTGCAGGTCTCAATCAGGGGGCTACGGGGAAGATAGGCCTCCTAGGAAGGAGACAGATAAAGAGAGAAAGGCATGTAAATCCAACAGTATAAACGAATCCACATGGTATAGAAAAACCGATGATGTAAGCTTTGGTAGTTAACACATGGTTTGGACCATTATCAATGTCAAAAAGTTCAGGGGTGGAAGAAGATATGATGCAAATTAAATACGGAAAAAACTATGCAAATGGGGTTGACGAggagctctctctctctctctctgtctctctgaaGGAGAGGGCGGTTAGAAGATAAAGTTTCCCGATTAAGTGGCAGAGGACAATCACTTAAAAGCGTGATTATTCAAACACCCTCTGGATCTGCTAATCAGTGAGATACATGAACACATTTTTCATGAGCTGAATCAATGGTTTGGAGTAGTTCCCACCCTTTGGACAATGAGAAGACTATATTACTGCAACCAAAATGATCAAACGAAAGCAGCACGCATGGTCAGTTAATTCCAGCCACATCTTGTCCAAGATCATTGTCCAAAGGGTTAATATTTCTTTTGATGACATTTGCGTTCTCTTTCTACCCGAAGAAATTGTTCATGGAGTTGTTAGCTGGCGTGTCCTGCATTTCTAACACAAagaaatgaggttttttttttaaactcgtaAATCACTCATGGGCAGCATTGCTAGATCAAAACAACCTTAAGCAATCCCCATGGAGAG includes:
- the LOC7492913 gene encoding protein argonaute 7, which produces MEETEESSGNKKCTTKTRTFRGRTNTHKHHYHQYQYQYQYHYHYQHQLLQYSNQYGFFNHNQYPGYYPALLPLPPPIPLQLALTPPLPQNHSFISKTQLQKPLCKLNNPPPPPPSPAPPTSSDTKGPAVTTSPAFEGLQQQKNRPLKGDGGRKVMSATTQSLVVARRPDSGGVEGSVITLLANHFPVQFDSSQRIFHYNVEISPNPSREVARMIKQKLVKENSAVLSGALPAYDGRKSLYSPVEFQKDRLEFYVSLPIPTTKSSLPFGEFNFLQEKHQQLKLFRINIKLVSKLDGKELSRYLSKEGDDWIPLPQDYLHALDVVLRESPMERCLPVGRSLYSSSMGGTKEIGGGAVALRGFFQSLRPTQQGLALNVDFSVTAFHESIGVIPYLQKRLEFLRDLPQRKKRSLVGEERKEVEKALKNIRIFVCHRETVQRYRVFGLTEEATENLWFSDRDGKNLRLLNYFKDHYNYDIQFRNLPCLQISRSKPCYLPMELCMICEGQKFLGKLSDDQTARILKMGCQRPKERKAIIDGVMRGSVGPTSGSQGREFKLHISREMTRLSGRILQPPKLRLGDGGHVRDLIPSRHDCQWNLLDSHVFEGTRIQRWALISFGGTLDQKSSIPKFINQLSQRCEQLGIFLNKNTMIKPQYEPTQVLNNVSLLESKLKKIHSAASNNLQLLICVMEKKHKGYADLKRIAETSVGVVTQCCLYLNLGKLSSQFLANLALKINAKVGGCTVALYNSLPSQIPRLLRSNEPVIFMGADVTHPHPLDDISPSVAAVVGSMNWPAANKYVSRMRSQTHRQEIIQDLGEMVKELLDDFYQELNELPKRIIFFRDGVSETQFYKVLKEELQAIREACSRFPGYRPPITFAVVQKRHHTRLFPNETDPSSTQNQFSDENIPPGTVVDTVITHPREFDFYLCSHWGVKGTSRPTHYHVLWDENQFTSDELQKLVYNLCYTFVRCTKPVSLVPPAYYAHLAAYRGRLYLERSECMASIRNASTISRAAPPKAAPLPKLSENLKKLMFYC